A genomic segment from Psychrobacillus sp. FSL K6-2836 encodes:
- a CDS encoding ATP-binding cassette domain-containing protein produces the protein MSEYILRTNKLTKKYKNDFAIENINVTIKKGEIYGFIGQNGAGKSTMLRLITGLIFPTGGSIELFGNDNYKLTEVQKRMGAIIENPALFLNMTAQQNLEVHRMQKGIPGKDCIDKTLELVGLADTGNKKAINFSLGMKQRLGLAIALLSDPEFLILDEPTNGLDPMGIVELRELIKKLNREKGFTVLISSHILSELHQLATKFGIIHRGKLLEELTSKELDEKNRQHLQIKVDDPSLGAAVLENNLFTTDFEVMPDGMIKLYSDFDDVRKVSQILTKNGFVIEHLSIMGDSLESYFSKLVGSVEHD, from the coding sequence GTGAGTGAATATATTTTAAGAACCAATAAACTGACAAAAAAATATAAAAATGACTTTGCGATTGAAAACATCAATGTCACGATTAAAAAAGGTGAAATTTATGGATTCATCGGACAAAATGGTGCTGGAAAATCAACGATGTTACGGTTAATAACAGGACTTATCTTCCCAACAGGCGGATCCATAGAACTATTTGGAAATGATAACTACAAGTTAACAGAAGTACAGAAAAGAATGGGAGCAATCATCGAAAACCCTGCACTTTTTCTCAATATGACTGCCCAACAAAATTTAGAGGTTCATCGAATGCAAAAAGGTATACCAGGAAAAGACTGTATCGATAAAACACTTGAACTTGTAGGTCTTGCGGATACAGGAAATAAAAAAGCGATAAACTTTTCACTTGGCATGAAACAAAGACTTGGTTTAGCTATTGCGTTATTGAGTGATCCAGAATTCCTCATTCTGGATGAGCCCACAAATGGGCTAGATCCTATGGGAATAGTCGAACTGAGGGAACTTATAAAAAAGTTAAATCGCGAAAAAGGGTTTACTGTTTTAATTTCAAGCCATATATTAAGTGAACTCCATCAACTTGCAACTAAGTTTGGCATCATCCATAGAGGGAAACTATTAGAAGAGCTTACATCAAAAGAACTAGATGAAAAAAACAGACAACATTTGCAAATTAAAGTGGATGATCCGTCTTTGGGAGCAGCTGTACTAGAAAATAATCTATTCACTACTGATTTTGAGGTAATGCCAGATGGAATGATTAAACTATATAGTGATTTTGATGATGTTCGGAAAGTTTCACAAATATTAACCAAAAATGGTTTTGTGATTGAACATCTTTCAATTATGGGTGACAGTCTCGAAAGCTATTTTTCAAAGCTGGTAGGAAGTGTAGAGCATGACTAA
- a CDS encoding response regulator transcription factor — MKQQKINILVVEDDNDINQLLCRIIKNSNYFPQPAYSGTEAMIYIDKQKWDLVLLDLMLPGMTGEEILEKIASRESTPVIIISAKNGQQTKIDSLRSGADDFISKPFDVEEVSARIDSLLRRYKKSKETPAREQLTHKDIQIDVEAKTVEVNGTKLSLTVREYAILALLMASPQKIFSKSNLFASVWNEPFHGDDNTVNVHMSNLRNKLSKANPNEEYIETIWSMGYRLKS; from the coding sequence AACATTTTAGTCGTTGAAGATGATAATGATATTAATCAATTGTTATGTAGAATAATTAAGAATAGTAATTATTTCCCACAGCCTGCCTATTCTGGCACTGAAGCGATGATATATATAGACAAACAGAAGTGGGATTTGGTTTTGTTGGATTTAATGCTTCCAGGAATGACAGGGGAAGAAATCCTTGAAAAAATCGCCTCGAGAGAATCTACTCCAGTCATTATTATTTCTGCTAAAAACGGACAGCAGACAAAGATCGATAGTTTAAGATCTGGTGCAGACGATTTTATTTCAAAGCCTTTTGATGTAGAAGAAGTATCGGCTCGTATTGATTCGTTGTTAAGAAGATACAAAAAAAGCAAGGAAACTCCCGCGAGAGAGCAGTTAACACACAAGGATATTCAAATTGATGTAGAAGCGAAAACAGTGGAAGTGAATGGTACAAAGCTTTCATTGACCGTTCGCGAGTATGCAATATTAGCCCTTCTCATGGCATCCCCACAAAAAATCTTCTCAAAATCAAATCTATTTGCAAGTGTATGGAATGAGCCTTTCCACGGTGATGATAATACAGTAAATGTTCATATGAGTAATTTAAGGAACAAACTCTCCAAAGCAAATCCAAATGAAGAATATATAGAAACCATTTGGAGCATGGGCTATCGTCTTAAATCTTAA